Proteins encoded in a region of the Enterococcus gilvus ATCC BAA-350 genome:
- a CDS encoding gamma-glutamyl-gamma-aminobutyrate hydrolase family protein, whose translation MERKIIGIAANQHYQNNQDFFDQQFTYSPQGFIDGVHQAGGVPLLLPISDPELASTYVETIDKLLLAGGQDVTPFLYGEEPHPKLGPTSIERDSFEMALVKEAIKQNKPIFTVCRGTQLLNVTLGGTLYQDLSQYPDWEVKHDMFPTVPDFGLHSITVKSDSTIAGLFGQRAQVNSYHHQAIKELAESLVPIAWSSDGIIEAVESREKNTKILGVQWHPELTRKNDPKEQNLFDYFVQEFE comes from the coding sequence ATGGAAAGAAAAATAATCGGTATCGCAGCAAATCAGCATTATCAAAACAATCAAGATTTTTTTGATCAACAATTTACGTATAGTCCGCAGGGATTTATCGATGGCGTACATCAAGCTGGGGGTGTCCCCCTTTTATTACCTATCAGTGATCCTGAATTAGCTAGCACGTATGTTGAAACGATTGATAAATTATTGTTAGCTGGCGGGCAGGATGTAACGCCTTTTCTGTATGGAGAAGAGCCGCATCCTAAATTAGGGCCAACGAGCATCGAACGGGATTCTTTTGAAATGGCTTTAGTGAAAGAAGCGATCAAGCAAAACAAGCCTATTTTTACAGTTTGTCGAGGAACACAGCTCTTGAACGTAACGTTGGGCGGAACTTTGTATCAGGATTTGTCGCAATATCCTGACTGGGAGGTCAAGCACGATATGTTCCCTACTGTTCCTGATTTTGGTTTGCATTCCATTACTGTAAAATCAGATTCAACAATCGCTGGTCTATTCGGTCAACGAGCGCAAGTAAATTCGTACCATCATCAAGCAATTAAGGAATTAGCCGAGAGCTTAGTGCCCATCGCCTGGTCTTCCGATGGAATTATCGAGGCTGTCGAAAGTCGAGAGAAAAATACAAAAATCCTCGGTGTTCAATGGCATCCTGAACTCACACGGAAAAACGATCCTAAAGAACAAAATTTATTTGATTACTTTGTTCAAGAATTTGAATAA
- a CDS encoding V-type ATPase subunit, which produces MKQASYHELNPLVRLKELELLPPELLTRMLKAENVMELETLFKTTIYGDYVTGSFYDSFEEAIAQSQESLIKEFVDRVPDPKVIWMYTMRDTFHNLKALIKAELLDKNFDALYVYDGFYSLEQIKTAIRTGQASGLPEILLEGIREVREHFEESNTLQGIDIILDRKYLYCQWKIAEKIKEPELIKEVTSFIDFTNIMMIARGIKQKRSRNFMSTALSSHGSVAKEELLDCVENSFENFLVYLRTTSYAETIIPVIDEDKLDLGDLERIFDNYLTGFYEIAQTQAFGPLPVLALLNAKAIEIKNLRLIITGKRIGLTEEQIRERMREVYGT; this is translated from the coding sequence ATGAAACAAGCATCGTATCATGAATTGAATCCGCTGGTTCGTTTGAAAGAATTAGAACTGCTCCCCCCCGAACTCTTGACGCGAATGTTAAAAGCTGAGAATGTCATGGAACTCGAAACGCTTTTTAAAACGACAATCTATGGGGACTATGTGACGGGCAGTTTTTATGACAGTTTTGAAGAAGCGATTGCTCAATCACAAGAAAGCTTAATAAAAGAGTTCGTAGATCGTGTACCTGATCCAAAGGTGATCTGGATGTACACCATGCGCGATACTTTCCATAATCTTAAGGCGCTGATTAAAGCAGAGTTATTAGACAAAAATTTTGATGCTCTCTATGTGTATGATGGTTTCTACTCCTTAGAACAAATAAAAACAGCGATACGCACAGGACAAGCAAGCGGGTTACCCGAGATTTTACTTGAAGGGATTCGAGAGGTTCGCGAACACTTTGAAGAGTCAAACACTCTACAGGGAATCGATATTATTCTCGATCGCAAATATCTCTATTGTCAATGGAAGATTGCTGAAAAAATAAAGGAACCGGAACTTATAAAAGAAGTGACTAGTTTCATTGATTTCACCAATATTATGATGATCGCAAGAGGGATCAAACAGAAGAGAAGTCGGAATTTTATGTCCACAGCTTTATCTAGTCACGGAAGTGTCGCTAAAGAAGAATTGTTGGACTGTGTCGAAAATAGCTTTGAAAACTTTCTCGTTTACTTAAGAACTACTTCTTATGCTGAAACGATTATCCCCGTCATTGACGAAGACAAACTTGATTTAGGCGATCTGGAACGGATTTTTGACAATTATTTGACAGGCTTTTACGAAATAGCTCAAACTCAAGCTTTTGGACCGTTACCGGTTTTGGCTTTGTTGAATGCGAAGGCTATTGAGATTAAAAATCTGCGTTTGATCATTACAGGAAAGAGGATCGGCTTGACAGAGGAACAAATCAGAGAAAGGATGCGTGAGGTATATGGCACATAA
- a CDS encoding V-type ATP synthase subunit F encodes MAHKIGAIGDKDSILPFKLFDFDTRTSKDKQIIRQQIDEMAKNEYGIIYITEEFAQLVPDTIKRYEEQMIPAIVLIPNHEGTLGIGRAMIQGQVERAVGQNIL; translated from the coding sequence ATGGCACATAAAATCGGTGCGATCGGCGATAAAGACTCGATCTTGCCTTTCAAACTCTTTGACTTTGATACTCGAACGTCGAAAGATAAGCAGATCATCCGACAACAAATTGATGAAATGGCTAAAAATGAGTATGGCATTATTTATATCACTGAAGAATTTGCGCAACTTGTTCCGGATACTATCAAAAGATATGAAGAGCAGATGATTCCTGCGATCGTACTGATTCCGAACCACGAGGGAACACTAGGTATCGGCAGAGCCATGATTCAAGGACAGGTTGAGCGAGCAGTCGGACAGAATATTTTATAA
- a CDS encoding V-type ATP synthase subunit I, which yields MAVSKMSKLTLIAQQEYSEQIMSAIQGFQGLEVRNLFERTVSNDWMRQFFDDVEPLSSQDGLSKIDSQLEQIENAIRFIEHHGSSHEKVRHLKRQKTTLRSLEADFQERELQIELMNVQELQKRFLDVHAKKQEAEEQEALLQKWYSLDILPQKTTLHATQIFLGTTDVNVWELLEEQIKKEQIYYELMYSDDRIVNFTLLYLRKEHSIVQELIRQFGVSAFTYSKERLPKAELAVIQRKQLELVEEEKVLVKKIGQKKAIVERLEIAEEVLLARKNRWLVQNRFVKDDKLFLLQGWIETASFPDFKEFVSHLIGEENLYIESEEPTEIEITEEIPTKLKNSTLVRPFEMLTEMYSLPKYEEVDPTPWFMPFYFVFFGMMVADAGYGILMLAGTTIALLKILPRGMERFMRFFQVLAIPTIIWGLVYNSFFGFSLGYPPILSTSEDVISILILSIVFGVIQIFIGLGLAARENIRAKNYLGAISNGFAWQGMMIGAVVAGLGKMILDSQALFKIGVGLAIASALLVVVTPMMQSKSKIKGLAKGAYDLYGISGYIGDLVSYTRLMALGISGGSIAAAFNMLVSYMPPVARFTVGILLMVALHGLNIFLSLLSAYVHGARLQYVEFFGKFYEGGGRAFRPLKTEEKYINIEKEK from the coding sequence ATGGCAGTCAGTAAAATGAGCAAGCTCACTTTGATTGCGCAACAAGAATATAGCGAACAAATAATGTCTGCGATTCAGGGATTTCAAGGATTGGAAGTTCGGAATCTTTTCGAAAGGACAGTCAGCAATGACTGGATGAGGCAGTTTTTTGACGATGTAGAGCCCTTGTCTAGTCAAGATGGGCTGTCAAAAATAGATAGTCAATTGGAACAGATAGAAAATGCGATTCGATTTATAGAGCACCATGGCAGCAGTCATGAAAAAGTACGGCACCTTAAACGTCAAAAAACGACGCTTCGTAGTTTAGAAGCGGACTTTCAAGAAAGAGAATTGCAGATAGAATTAATGAATGTTCAAGAATTACAAAAGCGTTTCTTAGACGTCCATGCCAAAAAACAAGAGGCTGAGGAGCAAGAAGCGCTTCTGCAAAAATGGTATTCGTTGGACATCTTACCCCAAAAGACGACTTTGCATGCTACTCAGATTTTTCTAGGAACGACCGATGTGAATGTATGGGAATTGCTGGAAGAACAAATAAAAAAGGAACAAATCTATTACGAACTCATGTATAGTGATGACCGCATTGTAAATTTTACATTGTTGTATTTGCGCAAAGAGCACTCTATAGTCCAAGAGCTAATTCGTCAATTCGGCGTGTCCGCTTTTACGTACAGTAAAGAAAGATTGCCAAAAGCTGAGCTGGCTGTAATCCAGCGAAAGCAACTTGAATTAGTCGAAGAAGAAAAAGTGCTGGTAAAGAAGATCGGCCAAAAAAAGGCTATAGTAGAGCGATTGGAAATAGCAGAAGAAGTCTTGCTAGCACGAAAAAACCGATGGCTGGTCCAGAATCGCTTTGTCAAAGATGACAAATTATTTTTGCTTCAAGGATGGATCGAAACAGCCTCTTTTCCCGACTTCAAGGAATTTGTGAGTCACCTGATCGGCGAAGAGAATCTTTATATTGAGAGTGAAGAGCCAACAGAAATCGAAATCACTGAAGAAATTCCGACAAAATTAAAAAATTCTACACTTGTACGCCCTTTCGAGATGCTAACAGAGATGTACAGCCTGCCGAAATACGAGGAGGTAGATCCTACACCGTGGTTCATGCCATTTTATTTTGTCTTTTTTGGAATGATGGTTGCTGATGCCGGTTACGGCATACTAATGCTAGCAGGGACAACGATAGCTTTACTAAAAATTTTGCCGAGGGGAATGGAACGCTTTATGCGCTTTTTCCAAGTATTGGCAATACCTACAATAATCTGGGGGCTAGTCTATAATTCGTTCTTTGGCTTTTCATTAGGCTATCCGCCAATTCTATCAACGAGTGAAGATGTTATCAGCATTTTGATATTGTCGATTGTTTTTGGAGTCATTCAAATTTTTATTGGTTTAGGGTTAGCTGCAAGAGAGAATATCCGAGCCAAAAATTATTTAGGAGCAATCTCGAACGGGTTTGCCTGGCAAGGAATGATGATTGGTGCGGTGGTCGCTGGTCTAGGTAAGATGATCTTGGATAGCCAAGCGCTATTTAAAATCGGTGTCGGCTTAGCGATAGCTAGTGCGCTGCTCGTGGTAGTAACGCCAATGATGCAATCAAAATCGAAAATCAAAGGATTGGCAAAAGGGGCGTATGACCTTTATGGAATCAGCGGCTATATCGGTGATCTGGTTAGTTACACTCGACTGATGGCGTTAGGGATATCTGGAGGAAGTATTGCTGCCGCGTTCAATATGCTGGTGAGCTATATGCCGCCGGTTGCCCGTTTTACAGTTGGAATATTGCTAATGGTGGCCTTACACGGCCTGAACATTTTCTTATCCCTACTGTCGGCTTATGTCCATGGTGCAAGGCTGCAATATGTAGAATTCTTTGGGAAATTTTATGAAGGCGGCGGACGTGCGTTTCGTCCTTTAAAAACAGAAGAAAAGTATATAAATATTGAAAAAGAAAAATAA
- a CDS encoding V-type ATP synthase subunit K: protein MMDYLINNSGGFIFAVLGMATATIFSGIGSSKGVGMTGEAAAALTTSQPERFGQALILQLLPGTQGLYGFVIAFLIFTNLSHDLTLAQGFGYLGAALPIAFTGLFSGIAQGKVAAAGIQILAKKPEHSTKGIIYAAMVETYAILGFVISFLLVGQV, encoded by the coding sequence ATGATGGATTATTTGATTAACAACAGCGGTGGCTTTATTTTTGCAGTTTTAGGGATGGCAACAGCGACGATTTTTTCTGGAATTGGTTCATCTAAGGGTGTCGGTATGACCGGTGAAGCAGCAGCGGCATTGACTACTAGCCAACCAGAACGCTTTGGACAAGCGCTGATTTTACAGTTACTACCAGGTACACAAGGCCTATATGGCTTCGTAATTGCCTTCCTGATTTTTACCAATTTATCTCACGATTTGACTTTGGCACAAGGGTTTGGCTATCTTGGTGCAGCTTTGCCGATTGCCTTCACGGGATTGTTTTCCGGTATTGCACAAGGAAAGGTAGCAGCAGCAGGGATTCAAATCCTAGCAAAAAAACCAGAGCATTCTACAAAAGGGATTATTTATGCCGCTATGGTCGAAACCTATGCAATTTTAGGCTTTGTTATTTCATTCCTGTTAGTCGGACAAGTATAA